From the genome of Candidatus Defluviilinea proxima:
AGGCAAAATGGATGGGTTCAGGTTTCCCTGAGATGGAGGCGAAGACTGTCGTCCCCAGCCCGGTCCAAAAGACGATGTTCATCGGATTGCCGAGCGAAAGGAATGCGCCGCTGGCAAAGTCACCACGGTTGAATGTAGGTGCATTGGTATTGAGCTCTTTTCCATGTTGTGCATCTTTGAAGGCGTCCCACGCGAGTTTTAGCATCAATGCGATGCCGATTAGGCTGAGAATGACTCGGGCAACAGTGTTTTGAACAATGAAGGCCAGGCCGGTCAGCGCGATGATCGCCCATGTGGTATCTCCTACAAGCGAGCCGAACTGCACGAACAACGCCGGGGTGAAGCCACGTACCGTGCCGCGTCGAACTGTCTCTGCCGTCACTACACCGGGCGGAGCACAGAATGCAATTGCCAGAAAGAAGGAGGAAATAAAGAGAGACATGGAATTTATGTGGGAAAGGCCGAGGAACACCTCGGCCTTTCCACTTCAACCAACCAGGAGAAACTATTTTTGTTAATTAGCAGTCGTAGTACAAGGTGAATTCGTAGGGTGTCGGGCGCAAGCGGACGGGGTCAACTTCGACCTGGCGCTTGTAGCTGATGTACGCTTCGAGCAGGTCCTTGGTGAAGACGTCACCCTGGAGCAGGAAGTCGTGATCGGCTTCGAGGGCATCGAGCACAGCGCTGAGGGAGGACGGCACCTGCTTGATGAGCTTTGCTTCCTCTGCGGGGAGTTCGTACAAGTCCTTGTCGGTGGGATCGCCGGGGTCAATGCGGTTCAAGATACCATCGAGACCAGCCATGAGAATGGCGGAGAAGCACAGGTACGGGTTGCTGGAAGCATCGGGTGCGCGGAATTCAACGCGTTTGGCCTTGGTGCTCTTGGTGACCGGGATGCGGCAGATGGCCGAGCGGTTGCGCTGTGAGTAAGCGAGGTTGACGGGTGCTTCGAAGCCCGGAACGAGGCGGCGGAAGGAGTTGGTGGTGGGGGAGGTCAAGGCGAGAAGTGCAGGAGCGTGCTTGAGCAAACCACCGATGTAGTATTTGGCGTTCTGTGAGAGACCAGCGTAACCAGCGGCATCATAGAAGACGTTGGTGTCGCCCTTCCACAGGGAGGAGTGACAGTGCATACCAGAGCCGTTATCACCGAAGAGGGGCTTGGGCATGAAGGTTGCGGTCTTGCCGTTCTTGCGGGCAACGTTCTTGACGATGTATTTGTAAGTGAGGAGCTGATCGGCCATGCGGGTCAGGGTGGCGAAGCGGATGCCCAATTCAGATTGACCAGCGGTGGCAACTTCGTGGTGATGAACTTCCATCGGGATGCCGGCTTCTTCGAGAGCCATGAGGATTTCACCACGAACGGTTGTGAGAGTATCGGTGGGGGGAACGGGGAAGTAACCGCGCTTGGGGGAAATCTGTCCGCCTTTGCCATCGGCAACGCCACTGTTCCACCAACCTTCATCGCTGTCTACATGATAGAAGGATTCGTTCGTGCTGCTGCTGTAGCTAACACTGTCGAAGATGAAGAACTCAGCTTCAGGTCCGAAGAAGACCGTATCAGCAATACCGGTCTGCTTGACATAGGCTTCGGCTTTGCGGGCGATGTAGCGTGGGTCACGGCCGTAAGGTTCGAGGGTGATGGGGTCATGCACGTCACAGGTGAGGACGAGGGTCGGGATCTCAGCAACAGGATCAATGAAGGCGGATGCGGGATCGGGAATCAGGAGCATATCCGATTCATGAATCTCCTGGAAACCGCGGATGGATGAACCATCGAACGGAACACCTTCCTTGAAGAGATCTTCATCGAGGCGGCGTACAGGAATTGTGAAATGCTGCCAGGTACCGGGAAGGTCAACGAAGCGGATATCCACCATCTTGACTTCCTTACCCATTTTGATGACATCAGCAACTGTCTTTGCCATTTTCTATCTCCTTATTCTTTTGGTATTAATTGTTTCAAATAATTACGCGGGTCATTGTAGTGGTGCGGTAGGTACCCGTCCATTACCCAAACGGAGTATATTTTTTGTGGTTGAAATTAATTCAAGTTGTTGTTTTTAAAGAGCATAAGAGTGTAGTGTTGTAAAGAGAATATAGTAGTTTTGCGTTAAGGAATTTTGGTAAAACAATATCTTGACCTTCTCCACTCATCAAGTACTCTCAACAAGTCCTTATTGCCATGTACTTGTTTCTTTGAAGATAGCACCAGCCAATAGAATACAACGTTTGGCGATCTCTTCAGGTGGATATGGCCTTCCCTGTTCAAGCCACCAAGTGATTGCTTCCACAAACATGGTTGCTACAAGATCTGGAACAAACTCATCTGATGTTGGGTAAATGGGTGGAGCGGCATCGGGGCTCCATTGGGGGGATAAGCGCCCAAATTCTTTGACCAGGTCCACTAGAGCTGCGCGCATTTTCAGCACAAACCACGGGCTACCTTTCCGTCCAAGTAAAGCACGATAGAGTCTTTCGTATTCTGCAATGTGCTCGAAGAACTTCACCCAGATCTGCGGTGAATGTGCTGTTTCTATTTCTAAGACAGCATTGAATAAAGCCTGCATGGCCTCTGCGAAGATTTGCTCCACCAGATCATATTTATCCTGATAGTTGCGATAGAACGCCGCCCGACTAACCATCGCACGTTTGGTTATCTCGCCCACGGTGAGTGCATCAAAACTTTGCTCCTCAATTAACTCAATTAATGCATCCCGCAACAGTTTCTGCGTTCGCCGAACGCGTAAATTGTTCTCTGGCTGGGTCATTTTGCGCTCCTTGTCTCGTTTGAGACAAATATCTTAGATTGAATCTTGTTTCTCCGAGTCTGTCTGAATACACTAAAACTTGGACAGAATAACTCATGCGACACAACATGTATCTTATACATCAAATTTTCAATATTAAGGAGTAAACAAAATGAATGATCCTGAGCGCAAGAAAACAATTTGGTACGTTGTGATATTTTCTCTTCTCATAGTGGCAGTGACCTTTATCGCTCCACTGTTGGGAGGTAGCCTAAGCAAACCTGGACCTGGAGTCATACTCTGGGGAATGGCTCCCATGCTCGTAGCGCTTCTGATGCGGACAGTAACTCACGATTGGTCTGATGCGGGTTTCAATCCTGCGATTCGAAAAAATGTCAGGTGGTATATCTTCATTATTTTAGCCAGCTCTGTCATGGTGGTGTTGCTGTTGCTTGTGGGGACAATGACTTCATACTCATCAGTCTCTGGTTTCTCCATGGCACCATATCTAAAAATGGTATTACCGGGTATGGCTGTGTTCTTCATAACTGCAACCTTTGAAGAAGTTGGTTGGCGGGGATACATGGTTCCCAAATTGGCTTCCATTGGAATAAACACATACCTTGCATATGCGATTGGTGCGGTTGTATGGGCGACATGGCATCTACCCTATCTTCGCGAACTTGCGTGGGTTTCTTCCGTGCAGGAAGATGTTCTATCCTCTATTCCCAGACTCTATTTGATGTTTTTTGCCTACTCGATTCTTTATAACGAGATAAGGCTCATTACAGGCAGCGTGTGGTCAGCCGTACTATTTCACAGCTTTGTCAATGCGATTCAGCATCCGTTGGCTGCCGAATATCTCAAAATCGTACCCGGCCAAGAGTATCTTATCTCATTCAGTGGACTCTTCATGATTGCTTTCGTTGGCATCCTGGGAATAGCCTTGAACCGGTGGCGAATGAGAAATGCCGGCCTTCCAAAATCATTCACCCTCAAATCGAGTGTCGCAAAATAATACAAATCACGGGCATGGTAAAAAATTCGGCCCATGGATAAAGGAGATACAAATCATGAAAACGTTAGAAAAGCCAGAAACAGTCCGTCCCATTGAGGAAAACAGCGCGGCAGAGTCGCTAATCACTCTCCAGAATGTGATCAAGACCTACACCACGCCTGCCGGTTCCTTCAAGGCGCTTAGAGGCATTAATCTACAAATCAAAAAGGGTGAGTTTATGGCTGTTGTCGGTAAGTCGGGTAGCGGTAAATCCACCCTGCTTAACATGCTCACGGGGATTGACCGGCCTACATCCGGAGATGTGATTGCCGGGCAAACGGCCATCCACCAATTGAATGAAGGGGAAACTGCCCGTTGGCGCGGACTCAATGTTGGAATTGTCTTTCAGTTCTTTCAGCTTCTACCCACATTGACTATTGTGGAAAATATCATGCTGGCAATGGACTTTTGTAAAACCATCCCGGTGCGTGAACGCAAGCCGCGGGCGCTGAGTTTGCTCGACCAGATCGGAATTGTCGAGCAGGCGTACAAACTCCCAGCCATGCTTTCTGGCGGACAACAACAACGTGTTGCTCTGGCGCGCGCCCTGGCAAATGATCCGCCTATCCTTGTGGCGGATGAGCCTACCGGGAATCTGGATACCGAGACCGCCCGTGATGTTTTTCAATTGTTGCAGGCTCAAGCGGCTGTCGGGAAAACGGTTATCGTCGTCACCCATGATCTGGATTTGGCGGCGCAAGTCAACCGGACGGTTTCCATCGTAGATGGCTGTGTTGTCAAAGAGAGTTGACCATGATTATCAATGCTTCCTGGCGCAAAGCCTTTCGTGATGTGTGGGAAAACAAAGCCCGTACCCTGCTGGTGATTTTAGCTCTGGTTGTTGGAATTGTCAGTGTAGGCACAGCAGCAGTTGCCTATTCGATCCTCCCACGTGAAATGGACAAGAATTATCTCTACACCGATCCCGCCTCGGCAACCTTGTGGGTTGAACCTATAGATGATGAGCTGATAAAAACAGTGGCCGCGATGCCTCAAATCGCTGGAACTGAAGCAAGCTCCTATATTGTTGGACGCTTCCAAATTGCCCCGGGGGAGTGGCGTGAACTCTGGTTATATGTCATTCCCGACTTCAATAAGATACAACTCGATAAGTTCACGCCAGAGCAGGGAGCCTGGCCTCCAGCCACTGGCGAAATCCTGTTGGAGCGGACCGCCGTAAAGGTTGCCCAAGCAAAAATGGGTGGTGACGTTATTGTCAAGATTCCCAATCAGAAAGAACGTACCCTATCCTTTACCGGCACAGTGCATACGCCTGGGTTGCCGCCAGCCTGGGTGGAAAGCCGCGTTTACGGATATATCACCCCGGAGACTCTGGCTCTTTTTGGCGGCGCCTCAACATTGGGACAGTTGAAGATTCTTGTCGCCGAAAATCAATTCGACAAAGCTGCCATCACTCAAACGGCTTATGAACTCAAGGGTTGGCTGGAAGAAAATGGCCGAACCGTTTCGCGGATTGATATTCCTGAACCCGGCAAGCACGTCCATGCTGACCTGATGTCAGCCTTTATCACGATGATCGGAGCCATGGGTTTACTTGCCCTGATCATGAGCGGTGTTTTAGTGACCGTTATGATTTCCGCCATGTTGGGTCAGCAAATCCGCCAGATCGGTATCATGAAGGCGATTGGCGGCAACGCCGGGCAAATCGCCGGTATCTATCTGGTCATGGTTTTGGCGCTGGGGCTGGTGGCATTGGCTATTGGTTTGCCTATCAGCCTTGCGCTGGGGCGCGCCCTGTCCAACTATGAAGCCGTGCAAATGCTGAACTTTGAAATCTTTGATAATCGTGTTGACCTGTGGGTTTATGCACTGATCGTCATTGTGGGATTGCTCGTTCCGTTGCTAGCTGCTGCAAACCCGATTATCAAGGGGAGCCGGACAACGGTTCTAGCCGCGCTGAGCGATTATGGAGTCGGAAAAGGAAAATTCGGCTCCAGCCGGATGGATGTCTGGCTCAGCGCCTTGAAAGGGGATACCCGAATGTTTTTACTTTCGCTGCGGAATACATTTCGCCGCCGCAGTCGTCTGGTGTTGACGTTGTTGACTTTGAGCGTTGCGGGTGCCAATTTCATGACCGCCATGAATGTTGGCGCTTCCATTGATGAGTCGATCAAACGTAAATTCGACGCCATGCCTTATGATATCGAAATCGCTTTCAGCCGGTCATATCAGTCGGGCGAAATCGAACAAATCATCAATCAGGTAAATGGTGTGGAACGTGTGGAAACCTGGGGTGGCGTCCAATCATTCGTTGTGTTGCCGGATGGCACGCTGGGAAAGCCATTGCGCCTAACGGCTCCCCACCTTGATACAAAGCTTTCGCCGAAGCCGCCCATCCTCAAGGGACGTTGGTTACAGTCAGACGATCAAAACGCGATCGTGGCAAGTGATGCTCTGCTGGAGTTGTACGGTATCGATGCGGTAATCGGCGAAAAAATCCTGCTGGACATCAAGGGTCAAAAGACAACCTGGCAGTTGGTTGGCGTCTCGCGGGAATTCATGGCTTCAACTGCGTATGTTCCTTTCGATTATTTCACGCAAGTAACGAAGTATGAAACGAGCACCATAGTGAAGACGACCAATCCGGACTTAACCAGTTGGGTAACCAGAAATCTGGAAATTCAACTCGACAGCGCAGGATTCGATGTGTTCACGATGTGGAAAACAGAGGATGTTCGCAAGGTTATGGAAGATCACATGGTGCTGATTACCGGTATCCTGTTGATTATGGCGGCTCTGTTTGCCACCATCGGCGGGTTGGGCCTGGCTTCAACGATGAGCCTGAATGTGCTGGATCGAACTCGGGAATTGGGGATTATGCGAGCTATTGGCGCCACCACCCAAAATGTTCTGCAAATTATCCTTTTGGAAGGTGCGCTCATCGGAGCGCTGAGTTGGGTATTGGCAGTCATCCTTTCCATTCCATATAGCGGGATGATGGGTCAGGTATTCGCTCTTTTACTGAAAAATCCCATCAATCTCACCACTTCCATAACTGGATGGAGCATCTGGTTTGTGACTATTATTTTTATTGGCACTATTGTCAGTGCCTTGCCTGCCTGGAACGCTGCAAAGCAGCCCGTAAATGAAGTGTTAGCTTACGAATAAACGTAATTTGTGCCGAGGCGACAGTCGTCGTTTTAGACGGCTGTCGCTCAAACACATCGAATTAGCAGATGGGTGAGATTTTGCGTAATCCCTAAATGATTGCATACATGCAACGGTATAATTCACATCCATGAGCGACCATTTGCACAACATTGCGAAACGATTTGGGAATTCATTTGGTGTCGTTGAACCGCATCTGAAAACCGCGCTCGCCTCCGCCGCTGACCCTGAGCGTTCGCTGGTCTATCTCGAACGTCTCCTCGAGAGCGCGGACGAATCTTTGTTGCACGCGCTTGTGCAAAACCCACGCACGATTGAAAGCCTCGTTACTATTTTCTCTGGCAGTCAATTTCTGACAGAGATCATTCTGCGCAATCCCAAACATGTTCATCTTCTCTATCATCGCACAGCACTGACCAAACGCAAAAGCCCCGGCATGATCCATGTGGAAGCATCAAAGATCATCAGTGATACGCCAGATGAACATGCGCTGGATGCCATCCGCCGTTATCAACGCGGAGAACTTTTGCGGATCGGTGCCAGTGACTTACTCGACCTTTACGATTTTCGCACCGTTACACAACAACTCTCCAACCTTGCTGATGGACTCGTCCGTGCCTGTCTTGACCTGGCCAGCAAACAAAGTGGCATCAGCGCCAATGATTTTGTGGTCATCGCCATGGGCAAACATGGTGCTGAAGAACTCAACTACAGTTCCGATATTGATTTACTCTTTGTCTCTGCAAATGATCCCATTGAAAAGCTTAAACTTGGCGAGCGTCTGATCGAGAACATTGGCGGTGTCACATCGGAAGGCTTCCTCTACCGCGTAGACATGCGTCTCCGTCCGTGGGGGAGAGATGGCTTCCTCGTTACCACGCTCGACGGTTACCTTCAATATATTCAGCAGAACGCACGACTGTGGGAAAAACAGGCGCTTCTCAAAGCCCGTCCGATAGCAGGAGACATCACGCTCGGTGAAAGACTCCTCGCCCAAACTGAGCCGCACATCTTCAGTCACGAACCCGAAGAAGTACGCGCCAGCGTCTTCTCGATGAAACAACGTACCGAACAAGTCCTCCAGCAAAAGGGACGTGATTGGGGCGAAGTCAAACTCGGCGAAGGTTCGATCCGCGATGTGGAATTCGTTGTCCAATATTTGCAACTCGCATATGGCAATCATTATCATGATCTGCATGGACGTGCCACATTACAGATATTGCCTCGTCTCGCTCGCCATCATCTTCTCACCGAAGAAGAAACGCGCATCCTTGCCGATGGCTATACTTTCCTCCGCACCATCGAACATTACATTCAGGTCATGCACTATCAACAGACCTACACCATGCCGTCTGAGCCTGAAGCCCTCTCATTACTTGCAGGTCGCCTCGGTTTTGCAAATACACAAGCGCTCACGCATCGTTATGAGGAACATCGCAAAGCCATCCGTGCCATCTACCTTCATCGCGTTGGCAACGAACCTGTCAAAGAGACCCAGCCGCAGGTTGTACAAC
Proteins encoded in this window:
- a CDS encoding LysE family transporter codes for the protein MSLFISSFFLAIAFCAPPGVVTAETVRRGTVRGFTPALFVQFGSLVGDTTWAIIALTGLAFIVQNTVARVILSLIGIALMLKLAWDAFKDAQHGKELNTNAPTFNRGDFASGAFLSLGNPMNIVFWTGLGTTVFASISGKPEPIHFALFFAGFLFGAILWCFVVAGLVAWGRKYLTPVFFRWVNIFCGVALAFFALQLGWKLLQFYNG
- the glnA gene encoding type I glutamate--ammonia ligase, giving the protein MAKTVADVIKMGKEVKMVDIRFVDLPGTWQHFTIPVRRLDEDLFKEGVPFDGSSIRGFQEIHESDMLLIPDPASAFIDPVAEIPTLVLTCDVHDPITLEPYGRDPRYIARKAEAYVKQTGIADTVFFGPEAEFFIFDSVSYSSSTNESFYHVDSDEGWWNSGVADGKGGQISPKRGYFPVPPTDTLTTVRGEILMALEEAGIPMEVHHHEVATAGQSELGIRFATLTRMADQLLTYKYIVKNVARKNGKTATFMPKPLFGDNGSGMHCHSSLWKGDTNVFYDAAGYAGLSQNAKYYIGGLLKHAPALLALTSPTTNSFRRLVPGFEAPVNLAYSQRNRSAICRIPVTKSTKAKRVEFRAPDASSNPYLCFSAILMAGLDGILNRIDPGDPTDKDLYELPAEEAKLIKQVPSSLSAVLDALEADHDFLLQGDVFTKDLLEAYISYKRQVEVDPVRLRPTPYEFTLYYDC
- a CDS encoding TetR/AcrR family transcriptional regulator, which translates into the protein MTQPENNLRVRRTQKLLRDALIELIEEQSFDALTVGEITKRAMVSRAAFYRNYQDKYDLVEQIFAEAMQALFNAVLEIETAHSPQIWVKFFEHIAEYERLYRALLGRKGSPWFVLKMRAALVDLVKEFGRLSPQWSPDAAPPIYPTSDEFVPDLVATMFVEAITWWLEQGRPYPPEEIAKRCILLAGAIFKETSTWQ
- a CDS encoding FtsX-like permease family protein — encoded protein: MIINASWRKAFRDVWENKARTLLVILALVVGIVSVGTAAVAYSILPREMDKNYLYTDPASATLWVEPIDDELIKTVAAMPQIAGTEASSYIVGRFQIAPGEWRELWLYVIPDFNKIQLDKFTPEQGAWPPATGEILLERTAVKVAQAKMGGDVIVKIPNQKERTLSFTGTVHTPGLPPAWVESRVYGYITPETLALFGGASTLGQLKILVAENQFDKAAITQTAYELKGWLEENGRTVSRIDIPEPGKHVHADLMSAFITMIGAMGLLALIMSGVLVTVMISAMLGQQIRQIGIMKAIGGNAGQIAGIYLVMVLALGLVALAIGLPISLALGRALSNYEAVQMLNFEIFDNRVDLWVYALIVIVGLLVPLLAAANPIIKGSRTTVLAALSDYGVGKGKFGSSRMDVWLSALKGDTRMFLLSLRNTFRRRSRLVLTLLTLSVAGANFMTAMNVGASIDESIKRKFDAMPYDIEIAFSRSYQSGEIEQIINQVNGVERVETWGGVQSFVVLPDGTLGKPLRLTAPHLDTKLSPKPPILKGRWLQSDDQNAIVASDALLELYGIDAVIGEKILLDIKGQKTTWQLVGVSREFMASTAYVPFDYFTQVTKYETSTIVKTTNPDLTSWVTRNLEIQLDSAGFDVFTMWKTEDVRKVMEDHMVLITGILLIMAALFATIGGLGLASTMSLNVLDRTRELGIMRAIGATTQNVLQIILLEGALIGALSWVLAVILSIPYSGMMGQVFALLLKNPINLTTSITGWSIWFVTIIFIGTIVSALPAWNAAKQPVNEVLAYE
- a CDS encoding CPBP family intramembrane metalloprotease encodes the protein MNDPERKKTIWYVVIFSLLIVAVTFIAPLLGGSLSKPGPGVILWGMAPMLVALLMRTVTHDWSDAGFNPAIRKNVRWYIFIILASSVMVVLLLLVGTMTSYSSVSGFSMAPYLKMVLPGMAVFFITATFEEVGWRGYMVPKLASIGINTYLAYAIGAVVWATWHLPYLRELAWVSSVQEDVLSSIPRLYLMFFAYSILYNEIRLITGSVWSAVLFHSFVNAIQHPLAAEYLKIVPGQEYLISFSGLFMIAFVGILGIALNRWRMRNAGLPKSFTLKSSVAK
- a CDS encoding ABC transporter ATP-binding protein, with protein sequence MKTLEKPETVRPIEENSAAESLITLQNVIKTYTTPAGSFKALRGINLQIKKGEFMAVVGKSGSGKSTLLNMLTGIDRPTSGDVIAGQTAIHQLNEGETARWRGLNVGIVFQFFQLLPTLTIVENIMLAMDFCKTIPVRERKPRALSLLDQIGIVEQAYKLPAMLSGGQQQRVALARALANDPPILVADEPTGNLDTETARDVFQLLQAQAAVGKTVIVVTHDLDLAAQVNRTVSIVDGCVVKES